CGTGGTTTGCTGGGTTTGACAGCGGGGTAATAGTAAATTCCCGCAAAACCTAGGAAATACGGCAAAAACGCGATCTTGAGACAGCGGTTTCGTAGTTGATCGCGGTTTCGTTTGTTTCGTTTTTTTGCTTTATTGCGTTTGGCCGATATACTGGTAGTGGAGGTCAAAACCATGAACGCAACCCTGTCCAATCTTCCCAACACTCTCTCGCCGACGCCCGGAGATGCCGAGCTGGCGAAAGCGTCCAGCCGCGCTATCGCGGACTTAGTCGCTCACGAAAGTGAGGCCACCATCCGTCTGGTCGCCAAGCTGGGAAAAAAGGAAACCGAGATTCAGATCCCGTCGTCGGCGCTGCAGCTACTTGGCGCCTTGCTGACCGAATTCGCCAAGGGCAATGCGGTCACCATGTTCCCCGTGCATGCTGAATTGACGACACAGCAGGCTTCGGATTTGCTCGGTGTGTCGCGGCCGTTCCTTGTTGAGCAGCTGGAAAAGGGCGAACTTCCGTTTCGTAAAGTTGGCACTCACCGACGTGTGCTGCTGAAAGACCTGATGGACTACAAACAGTCGATGGACCGCAAGCGTCATCAAGCGCTCGATAAATTGGCGGCCCAGGCCCAAGAGCTCGATATGGGTTATTGAGCCTTGAGTCACTTCACGGTTGTTTACGACGCTTGCGTTCTATTTCCGGCACCGCTTCGTGACCTGCTGATGCAGCTTGCATTGACCGGGCTGTTTCGAGCCCGTTGGTCGTCGATGATCCACGATGAATGGACTCGAAGCGTTCTGAAAGTCCGTCCTGATCTGACGGTAGAGCAACTGTCTCGCACTCGTTAGTTAATGGACTCGCATGTACTCGATGCCTTGGTGACTGGCTTCGAACCGTTGATCGACGCCCTCGATCTACCTGATCCCGATGATCGGCATGTTTTAGCCGCGGCGATCCGGTGTGGAGCCGATGCAATCGTGACCTACAACTTGAAAGACTTTCCCGACGACACTTTGAGTACGTACGGGATTGAAGCGATCCACCCCGATTCGTTCGTTGTCAGCCAATTGGATCTGGCACCCAGCGTGGTGTTGACCGCCGTCAAACAAACCCGCGCGAGGCTGAAGAATCCGCCGAGATTGCCAGAGGAATACCTTGGCTGTCTCGATGAGCAAGGACTGACACAAACCGTCGGCGGACTTAGGTGTTCGATACAATTAATCTGAGACCGATGGCGAGGTGCCCTCATGGTTTTCAATTGATCGCATCGAATTCCCCAACGCGGTATCGGACCTAAAGACCTGGCGGGACGATCAAGAGTTCCTTTCCAGGAGCCGGAGCGGCTAAGCGTCCACCTACACACGTAAACGATGGGAAGCGTTGGGGCGGTACGTCCATTCCACCTATTTCCGTGTTCGAAACGGAATGGTTCAGAGAATTACCATGCGTGCTTCCGTCCACTGCGCCTTTGGGGTCGCCGCCAAAGACCATCGTGGGCTGCGTCGACTTCCTCTACTTCGTTTTCGCTGTGGAATGTGCTCTTATCTGAACTTCTTGGACCGCACGCACTTTTCCATTGATGAGAAGCTGAGCTTCCATAAATCCGGTTCCTTTTGGCAGCCTAATATCCGTCAACTCGACCTGGCTGGGGACATCGTCAAGTTCCTTGACGATCGTTTTGTCCATCCAAATGAACTTCACCGTGGCGGACTGCCCATGGTGTTGTCGATGTGGAACGATCGAGATA
This genomic stretch from Novipirellula caenicola harbors:
- a CDS encoding helix-turn-helix domain-containing protein, with translation MNATLSNLPNTLSPTPGDAELAKASSRAIADLVAHESEATIRLVAKLGKKETEIQIPSSALQLLGALLTEFAKGNAVTMFPVHAELTTQQASDLLGVSRPFLVEQLEKGELPFRKVGTHRRVLLKDLMDYKQSMDRKRHQALDKLAAQAQELDMGY